One part of the Rutidosis leptorrhynchoides isolate AG116_Rl617_1_P2 chromosome 1, CSIRO_AGI_Rlap_v1, whole genome shotgun sequence genome encodes these proteins:
- the LOC139868159 gene encoding mitochondrial dicarboxylate/tricarboxylate transporter DTC-like produces the protein MVEEKAKPIGGVWQTIKPFVNGGASGMLATCVIQPIDMIKVRIQLGQGSAVSVTKNMLKNEGIGAFYNGLSAGLLRQATYTTARLGTFRILTNKALEANDGKPLPLYQKALCGLTAGAIGACVGSPADLALIRMQADATLPAAQRRNYTNAFQALYKISADEGILALWKGAGPTVVRAMALNMGMLASYDQSVEFFKDNLGFGEAATVVGASSVSGFFAAACSLPFDYVKTQIQKMQPDAEGKLPYTGSLDCTMKTLKAGGPFKFYTGFPVYCVRIAPHVMMTWIFLNQIQKLEKKAGL, from the exons ATGGTAGAAGAGAAAGCAAAGCCAATCGGTGGTGTATGGCAGACGATTAAACCATTTGTTAATGGTGGTGCATCTGGTATGCTTGCTACTTGCGTCATTCAACCTATCGATATGATCAAG GTGAGAATTCAATTGGGGCAAGGATCTGCGGTTTCGGTGACAAAGAATATGCTGAAGAACGAGGGGATTGGTGCCTTCTATAAT GGTTTATCTGCTGGGTTGCTTAGGCAAGCTACTTATACAACTGCCAGACTTGGTACATTCAG GATTCTGACAAACAAGGCACTCGAGGCCAATGATGGAAAGCCTCTACCTTTATATCAGAAAGCTTTGTGTGGGTTGACTGCTGGAGCGATTGGTGCATGTGTAGGAAGCCCTGCTGACCTGGCGCTGATCCGTATGCAGGCTGATGCAACATTACCTGCTGCTCAACGTCGTAACTATACAAATGCGTTCCAAGCTTTGTATAAGATTAGTGCTGATGAAGGAATATTAGCTCTCTGGAAAGGTGCGGGTCCCACAGTCGTTAGGGCTATGGCCTTGAACATGGGAATGCTTGCCTCTTATGATCAAAGTGTTGAGTTCTTCAAGGATAATCTTGGTTTTGGTGAAGCTGCCACAGTTGTAG GTGCTAGCTCTGTATCAGGGTTTTTTGCTGCAGCATGCAGTTTGCCTTTCGATTATGTGAAAACACAAATACAAAAGATGCAACCTGATGCTGAGGGGAAACTTCCTTACACAGGATCTTTAGACTGCACAATGAAAACCCTAAAGGCTGGAGGACCCTTCAAGTTCTATACAGGGTTTCCAGTATATTGTGTTAGGATTGCGCCACATGTCATG ATGACATGGATCTTTCTCAACCAAATTCAGAAGCTGGAGAAGAAGGCAGGTTTGTAA